The Herminiimonas arsenitoxidans sequence CAACCAGCTTCGACAAGACCGAGAATCAAAGACGTGCACGCATACGCTTGCAATTAGCCATTGGTTACTATCAGCAAGGTCAAATGACAGTTGCTTTGGATGAGACCAAGTTGGCACTGCAAACTGATCCAAATTTTGCCGATGCATATAGCATGGCCGCATTGATTTATATGGATCAAGGCGAAGCACGCTTGGCTGAAGAAAACTTTCAGCGTGCCATTCGATTGGCTCCGAATGATCCGGATTTGAGTAATAACTACGGTTGGTTTTTGTGCCAAAACGGGCGCGCTAATCAATCTATCGCCTATTTTGAATCTGCCTTGCGCAGCAAGAATTATCAGTCGCCTGCCAAAGCGTTGAATAACGCGGGTACCTGTAGCTTGATCTTGAAAGATAAGGTTGCTGCAGAGCGTTATTTTACCGAAGCATTCCGTCAGGATCCGGGTAATCCGACAACGAGTACGAACCTGGCGCGCCTTAACTATGAGCGCGGCGATTTGGAGCGTGCGAAGTTTTATATCAACCGCGTGACGAAGGCAGATGTCTTGAGCGCGGAAGTGTTGTGGTTGGCAATAAAAATTGAACGCAAGGTGGGTGATCGTGCCGCGGAAAGTAGTCTCGTGACGCAGTTACGTCGCCGCTATCCAGACTCGACAGAATTTGCGGCCTATCAGCGTGGAGCTTTTAATGAATGATGACGTTCCAGTGAATGAAACAATGAATAATGATGCTGCGCCAGAGCAAGCACCGGAAGTGGAAAACCTTGAGCCGCGTATCTCGGCTGGCATGCAACTCCGTGCTTTGCGCGAAGAACGTGGTTGGACGGTAGAGCAGGTTGCCAATCAATTGAATCTGGCCAGCCGTCAGATACAGGCCTTGGAAGACGATAACTATGCGGCTTTGCCCGGCATGGTGATTGTGCGTGGATTTATTCGTTCGTATTCGAAAGTGTTGCGAGTTGATCCTGCACCTATTCTCGCCGCGATCAAGGACGATACTGCTGCGCCTAGCGTATTACCTCCTGAACGTAGTCCGCTTTCGGCATCGTTTTCGGAAACGAGACTGCTGTCTGTGAATCAACGCGGTATCCGTTCCAAGGCAGTGATCGGAATTGGCATTCTGGTTGCACTTGCTGTCTTGGCTTACGCTGGTCAACGTATGGGCTTGCTGCCACACGGCGCTTCGACTTCAGGCTTGTCCAAGGTTGAAGAGAAACTGGCTCCTATCGAGCTTGCAGAAACTCAGTCGGATACAGTGGTTGAAACGCCTCCAGTCCTTGAAGAAGTGATAGAGGCGAAAGCAACTGACACGAAACCAGTTGAAGCGAAAGTCGTTGAAGTGGCCAAGCCTGTCAGTGAGCCAACTCCTCCTGTTGCAGCGACCAAGCCGCAGGCAGTGGTAGCACCAGTTGTGAGTGCTGTGGTTGCAGCCCCAACTGCGAAACCTGTACCGACAACAGCACCAGTGCCGGCAACTCCAGTTGATAGCAAAAACGCGCTGGCAATTAATGTGCGTCAGGATTCTTGGGTGGAAATTAAACGTCCGGACAATAGTGTGATTGTTTCCCGTTTGATGAAAGCGGGTTCCTCTGAAGCTATCGCAGTCACCGGACCGGTCTCAGTAGTCATTGGTAACGCCGCAGGTGTAGATGTGACTCTGCGCGGTGATCCAGTAGATGTGGTTACCGGAAATAGCAGTAACGTCGCCAGATTGAATTTGAAATAAATCGCTTATGTCGTCATCCAATCCGATTGCCACAGGTCCTTTGACGCGTCGCCAAAGCCGCACAGCGGTTGTTAGTTATGGCGGACGTGAAGTTCGCATAGGCGGAGATGCCCCGGTTGTCGTGCAATCGATGACTAACACCGATACGGCCGATGTGATCGGTACCGCAATTCAGATCAAGGAATTGGCACGTGCCGGTTCTGAGTTGGTACGCATTACCGTGAATACGCCGGAAGCTGCAGCTGCCGTGCCAGCGATTTGCGAACAGCTCGACAAGATGGATATCGTCGTGCCGCTGGTTGGTGACTTCCATTACAACGGTCACAAATTGTTGAACGATTATCCGGACTGCGCGAAAGCGCTGGCGAAATATCGCATCAATCCGGGTAACGTAGGCAAAGGCAATAAGCGCGATACGCAATTTGCGCAAATGATAGAAACCGCATGCCGCTTCGATAAGCCGGTGCGCATAGGTGTGAACTGGGGCAGTCTGGATCAGGAGCTGCTGGCGCGCATCATGGATGAAAACGCGGCAAGAGCGAATCCATGGACTGCACAGGCTGTGATGTATGAAGCACTGGTGACGTCTGCGATCGAAAACGCGATGCGTGCTGAGGAAGTTGGCTTGGCTGGTGATCGCATCATTCTGTCTTGCAAGGTCTCCGGCGTGCAGGATTTGATCGCCGTATATCGCGAGTTGGCGCGTCGTTGTGATTACCCTCTGCATTTAGGTTTGACCGAAGCAGGGATGGGCAGCAAAGGTATCGTGGCATCGACGGCGGCGCTGTCGGTCTTGTTGCAAGAAGGTATAGGCGACACGATCCGTATTTCGCTGACGCCGGAGCCAGGTGGCGACAGAACCAAAGAAGTCATCGTCGGGCAGGAAATTTTGCAAACCATGGGCTTGCGTAAATTTACGCCTATGGTGATTGCATGCCCAGGTTGCGGACGTACGACGTCTACTGTATTCCAGGAGTTGGCTGACGGAATTCAAACCTATTTGCGTGATCAGATGCCGGTTTGGAAGAAGCAATATCCAGGTGTGGAAGCAATGAATGTTGCCGTTATGGGTTGCATCGTCAACGGTCCTGGTGAGTCGAAGCACGCGAACATCGGTATCAGTTTGCCGGGTACCGGCGAATCGCCGGCAGCACCGGTATTCGTTGACGGTGAAAAAACCGTTACGCTACGCGGCGACAATATTGCCGAAGAATTTCATGCGATTGTGCTGGACTACGTCAAGAGCCATTACGGCAAGGAACGTAGTGCCGTTTAAATCGCAGTAAACAAGTTATAGAAAATAAGTCTTTAAAAATAAATGTCAGATACCAAAAAAATAGAAAAAATCGTCGGCGTAAAGGGAATGAATGACATTCTCCCGGTCGATGCTCCATTGTGGGAATTGTTTGAAAATACTGTGCACACTGTGCTCAAGAGCTATGGTTTTCAACAGATCCGCACACCTATCGTCGAGCCGACTGCATTGTTTGCGCGTGGCTTGGGCGAAGTCACCGATATCGTTGAAAAGGAAATGTATTCCTTTACCGATTCGATGAATGGCGATCAACTTACTCTGCGTCCTGAATGTACAGCCAGTGTAGTGCGCGCAGCGCTTGAACATAATCTGACTTACGATGGTCCGAAGCGTCTTTGGTATTCAGGCCCGATGTTCCGTCATGAAAGACCGCAGCGCGGCCGCTATCGTCAGTTCCATCAGATCGGTGCAGAAGCAATCGGTTTTTCCGGCCCGGATATCGATGCTGAATTGATCATGATGTGTCAGCGTTTGTGGGACGATCTCGGTTTGCAGGATGTGCGTCTCGAGTTGAACTCGATAGGTAACGCAGAAGAGCGCAACAAACATCGCGCTGACCTGATCGCGTATTTTGAAAAGAATGCAGACGTGCTGGATGCAGAGGCGCAAAAACGCCTGCACACCAATCCTTTGCGTATTCTGGATACCAAGAATCCAACGATGCAGGATATGGTTAATGCCGCGCCTAAGCTTCTTGATTATCTGGGTGAAGAGTCGCGTGCGCACTTCGAAGGCGTGCAAAAGATTTTGCGTCACAATGCAATTCCATTCACGATCAATCCGCGTCTGGTACGCGGTATGGATTACTACAATCGCACGGTATTCGAGTGGGTCACAGACCAACTAGGTTCGCAAGGTACTGTCTGCGGCGGCGGTCGTTACGATCCATTGGTAGAAATGTTTGGCGGCAAGCCGACCCCGGCATGTGGTTTTGCAATGGGTGTTGAGCGTTTGCTGGAGTTGATGAAGGCTAGCGGTGAACAGTTCGCGCCGAATCAATGCGACGTTTATATCGTGCATCAAGGTGATGCTGCACAATTGCAGGCTTCGGTAGTCGCTGAACGTTTGCGTGATGCAGGACTCGATGTTGTATTACATTGCGCATCAGCTGCCGGCATCGGTAGCTTCAAGTCGCAAATGAAGCGTGCCGACGGTAGTGGCGCTGCATACGCTGTCATTATCGGTGAAGACGAAATCGCGCAAGGCACAGCAGTCGTCAAGGAAATGCGCGGTGCTGAGGGTGCCAATCAATCGAATGTTGAGTTCGATAGCATCCCGAATTATCTGGTCGATCAAATCGTTGGTGCGCATGATCATACGCACGACGAACACGTACATTATCATCACTAATATTGGACCATCATGGCATACGATCACGCAGAACAAGAACAACTGGCCACTCTTAAATCCTGGTGGAATCAGTACGGCAATCTCGTTACCTGGTTGCTGATTATTGTATTGGGAGCTTATGCGGCCTGGGCTGGTTGGGGTTACTACCAGCGTACGCAAGCATTGCAGGCTTCTCAGTTGTACGAAGAATTGCAAAAAGCAGTCACTGCGCAAGATAAAGAAAAAGTGCAGCGTGCAGCAACCGATATGGAAGACAAGTTTTCGCGTACTGCTTACGCGCAAATGAGTGCTTTGGCTGCGGCTAAATCGGCCTTCGATTCGAATGATTTCAAAACTGCAAAAGCGCAATTGCAATGGGTGATCGACAAAGGTCTGAATGACGAATACAAGGCGATTGCGAAAGTACGCTTGGCAGGTATCTTGCTCGATGAAAAAGCTTACGACGAAGGTTTGAAGTTGCTGGCTGGCGATTTCCCGGCGCAGTTTGCCAGTGTGGTCAGTGATCGCAAGGGCGATATTCTTGTCGCACAAAACAAGCTGGATGAAGCGCGTGCCGCGTATCAAGCAGCATTGGACAAAATCGACGCAAAGAATCCTGCTCGTCAGCTGATCCAGATCAAACTGGATGCTATCGGCGGTGCACCAGAGAAAAAAGCAGCATAAATGCTTAAAGGAAAAGAGATGCAGAAGTTTCGGACCGCATTAAAAGTTCTGTCTGTTGGCTTACTGTTTGCAACGGCAGGGTGTTCTGTTTTGTCTTCGATGAATCCGTTTGCGAGCAAACCATCGACGCGTAACGCGCCAGCTGCACTGGTTGAGATCAAGCAGCCGACATTGAATGCGCGCACTGCGTGGTCTGCATCGGTTGGTAAGGCCGGTAACTATGCGTTTACGCCAGCATTGGTTCGAAGCGATATATTTACTGCGGCAGCAGACGGTACGATTACACGTATTAATGCGACAAATGGACAATCCGTCTGGCGCATCAATGCCGGCATGCCATTGACGGCCGGTGTAGGCAGTGATGGTGAAACGATAGTCGTTGCAGGTGAAAAAGGCGTTGTGCTGGCATTCGATGGTCAAGGCAAATTACGTTGGAAGGCGCAAGCCAGCAGCGAAATATTGTCTACACCTGCAGTAGGACAAGACACGGTCGTTGTACGTAGTCTGGACAATCGTGTAGTTGCGTATGATGCAGAAACAGGCACACGCAAATGGTTTGTACAACGTACGGCACCGCCGCTGACATTGCGTACATCGCCAGGCATGACGATTGCCAATGGCAATGCGTATATCGGTTTGGCTGGTGGTCGCTTGTTGGCTGTGGCATTGAGTACGGGTGCTCCACGTTGGGAAGTTGCTGTAGGTGATCCACGCGGTACGACAGAACTTGAACGTATTGCTGATATCTCCGGCGCACCTTTCGTAGCTGGTCGCGATATTTGTGCCGTGTCTTATCAAGGACGCGTTGCGTGCTTTGATGTAGTCAGCGGTACGCCACGTTGGGGTAAAGCATTTTCCAGCGATGTCGGTGTGGATGTTGATGAACGCGCAGTGTATGCGGCGAATGAGCGGGGCGAATTGCAGGCCTTTGCACGCGATACAGGTACCAGCTTTTGGCAGAACGATCAGTTGAAAAACCGTCGTCTGTCGACACCGATTTCCTCCGGTCGTGCAGTTGCAGTCGGAGATTATCAGGGTTATATCCATTTTTTCTCTAAAGAAAATGGCTTGTTGTTGGCACGTGTGAGTACTGATGGCAGCCCGATTCTTGGCGTGCCGGTTCTCGCTGGTGCGAATTTTATTTTTCAAACTCAATCAGGAACATTGGTCGCAATTGCGGCTGAGTAAAACATTTGATGAAGCCGGTTATTGCACTTATAGGTCGACCTAACGTCGGCAAATCCACGCTATTCAATCGACTAACCCGGTCGCGTGATGCGTTGGTCGCCGATCTTCCGGGCTTGACGCGTGACCGGCATTACGGCGAAGGCCGTGTGGGCGAACGTCCTTTCCTGGTGATTGACACCGGCGGTTTCGAGCCTGTTGCCAAAGAAGGCATCATGCATGAAATGGCCAAGCAGACGAAGCAGGCCGTGGCGGAAGCCGACGTCGTGATCTTTATCGTTGATGGTCGCCAAGGTCTGACACCTCACGATAAAACCATCACAGATTTTCTGCGTAAATCCGGTCGTTCGGTGATGCTGGTCGTGAACAAGGCCGAAGGCATGAAGTACACGATGGTGACCGCTGATTTCTATGAACTTGGCATGGGTGACCCGTATGTGATCTCTGCGGCTCATGGTGACGGCGTTAACGATTTAGTTGAGGAATCGCTGAATATCGCTTTTGCGCAGCGTCCGCCGGAAGAGGAGCTTCCTGAATCCAAGGATCGCAGCGTTCGATTGGCGATTGTCGGTCGTCCGAATGTCGGAAAATCAACACTGGTCAATACCTTGCTGGGCGAAGAACGCGTCATCGCATTCGATTTGCCTGGCACTACACGCGATTCAATCGAGATTCCGTTTGAGCGTGATGGCAAGCAGTACACTCTGATCGATACCGCCGGCATACGTCGTCGCGGCAAAGTGTTCGAAGCGATCGAGAAGTTTTCAGTCGTCAAAACCTTGCAATCCATTTCTGAAGCGAATGTCGTGCTGTTGCTGTTGGATGCGCAGCAGGATATCTCCGAGCAGGATGCGCATATCGCTGGCTTCATATTGGAGTCGGGTAGAGCGTTGGTTGTCGGCGTGAATAAATGGGATGGTCTGACCAGTGATAGACGCGACGAGATCAAGATTGATCTGGAACGCAAGCTGGGCTTCCTTTCGTTTGCG is a genomic window containing:
- the pilW gene encoding type IV pilus biogenesis/stability protein PilW — encoded protein: MTVRRSGWLVVSLLSAILLLGCAARPVAPDGELTTSFDKTENQRRARIRLQLAIGYYQQGQMTVALDETKLALQTDPNFADAYSMAALIYMDQGEARLAEENFQRAIRLAPNDPDLSNNYGWFLCQNGRANQSIAYFESALRSKNYQSPAKALNNAGTCSLILKDKVAAERYFTEAFRQDPGNPTTSTNLARLNYERGDLERAKFYINRVTKADVLSAEVLWLAIKIERKVGDRAAESSLVTQLRRRYPDSTEFAAYQRGAFNE
- a CDS encoding RodZ domain-containing protein is translated as MNDDVPVNETMNNDAAPEQAPEVENLEPRISAGMQLRALREERGWTVEQVANQLNLASRQIQALEDDNYAALPGMVIVRGFIRSYSKVLRVDPAPILAAIKDDTAAPSVLPPERSPLSASFSETRLLSVNQRGIRSKAVIGIGILVALAVLAYAGQRMGLLPHGASTSGLSKVEEKLAPIELAETQSDTVVETPPVLEEVIEAKATDTKPVEAKVVEVAKPVSEPTPPVAATKPQAVVAPVVSAVVAAPTAKPVPTTAPVPATPVDSKNALAINVRQDSWVEIKRPDNSVIVSRLMKAGSSEAIAVTGPVSVVIGNAAGVDVTLRGDPVDVVTGNSSNVARLNLK
- the ispG gene encoding flavodoxin-dependent (E)-4-hydroxy-3-methylbut-2-enyl-diphosphate synthase, translated to MSSSNPIATGPLTRRQSRTAVVSYGGREVRIGGDAPVVVQSMTNTDTADVIGTAIQIKELARAGSELVRITVNTPEAAAAVPAICEQLDKMDIVVPLVGDFHYNGHKLLNDYPDCAKALAKYRINPGNVGKGNKRDTQFAQMIETACRFDKPVRIGVNWGSLDQELLARIMDENAARANPWTAQAVMYEALVTSAIENAMRAEEVGLAGDRIILSCKVSGVQDLIAVYRELARRCDYPLHLGLTEAGMGSKGIVASTAALSVLLQEGIGDTIRISLTPEPGGDRTKEVIVGQEILQTMGLRKFTPMVIACPGCGRTTSTVFQELADGIQTYLRDQMPVWKKQYPGVEAMNVAVMGCIVNGPGESKHANIGISLPGTGESPAAPVFVDGEKTVTLRGDNIAEEFHAIVLDYVKSHYGKERSAV
- the hisS gene encoding histidine--tRNA ligase, which gives rise to MSDTKKIEKIVGVKGMNDILPVDAPLWELFENTVHTVLKSYGFQQIRTPIVEPTALFARGLGEVTDIVEKEMYSFTDSMNGDQLTLRPECTASVVRAALEHNLTYDGPKRLWYSGPMFRHERPQRGRYRQFHQIGAEAIGFSGPDIDAELIMMCQRLWDDLGLQDVRLELNSIGNAEERNKHRADLIAYFEKNADVLDAEAQKRLHTNPLRILDTKNPTMQDMVNAAPKLLDYLGEESRAHFEGVQKILRHNAIPFTINPRLVRGMDYYNRTVFEWVTDQLGSQGTVCGGGRYDPLVEMFGGKPTPACGFAMGVERLLELMKASGEQFAPNQCDVYIVHQGDAAQLQASVVAERLRDAGLDVVLHCASAAGIGSFKSQMKRADGSGAAYAVIIGEDEIAQGTAVVKEMRGAEGANQSNVEFDSIPNYLVDQIVGAHDHTHDEHVHYHH
- a CDS encoding tetratricopeptide repeat protein, whose product is MAYDHAEQEQLATLKSWWNQYGNLVTWLLIIVLGAYAAWAGWGYYQRTQALQASQLYEELQKAVTAQDKEKVQRAATDMEDKFSRTAYAQMSALAAAKSAFDSNDFKTAKAQLQWVIDKGLNDEYKAIAKVRLAGILLDEKAYDEGLKLLAGDFPAQFASVVSDRKGDILVAQNKLDEARAAYQAALDKIDAKNPARQLIQIKLDAIGGAPEKKAA
- the bamB gene encoding outer membrane protein assembly factor BamB, whose amino-acid sequence is MQKFRTALKVLSVGLLFATAGCSVLSSMNPFASKPSTRNAPAALVEIKQPTLNARTAWSASVGKAGNYAFTPALVRSDIFTAAADGTITRINATNGQSVWRINAGMPLTAGVGSDGETIVVAGEKGVVLAFDGQGKLRWKAQASSEILSTPAVGQDTVVVRSLDNRVVAYDAETGTRKWFVQRTAPPLTLRTSPGMTIANGNAYIGLAGGRLLAVALSTGAPRWEVAVGDPRGTTELERIADISGAPFVAGRDICAVSYQGRVACFDVVSGTPRWGKAFSSDVGVDVDERAVYAANERGELQAFARDTGTSFWQNDQLKNRRLSTPISSGRAVAVGDYQGYIHFFSKENGLLLARVSTDGSPILGVPVLAGANFIFQTQSGTLVAIAAE
- the der gene encoding ribosome biogenesis GTPase Der produces the protein MKPVIALIGRPNVGKSTLFNRLTRSRDALVADLPGLTRDRHYGEGRVGERPFLVIDTGGFEPVAKEGIMHEMAKQTKQAVAEADVVIFIVDGRQGLTPHDKTITDFLRKSGRSVMLVVNKAEGMKYTMVTADFYELGMGDPYVISAAHGDGVNDLVEESLNIAFAQRPPEEELPESKDRSVRLAIVGRPNVGKSTLVNTLLGEERVIAFDLPGTTRDSIEIPFERDGKQYTLIDTAGIRRRGKVFEAIEKFSVVKTLQSISEANVVLLLLDAQQDISEQDAHIAGFILESGRALVVGVNKWDGLTSDRRDEIKIDLERKLGFLSFAKTHFVSALKSSGIGPMMKSVDGAYAAAMSNLSTPKLTRALIEAVEHQQPRRKGSIRPKLRYAHQGGMNPPIVVIHGNALDAIDANYKRFLEKHFRETFSLVGTPLRIELRSGKNPFSRSEK